One genomic segment of Culturomica massiliensis includes these proteins:
- a CDS encoding response regulator transcription factor, with product MKVLVIEDEDSLRGTIVRSLEKERFIAEWAADYRTAMEKLNDYDYDCVLLDIMLPDGNGLALLEELKKMRKKESVIIISAKDSIEDKVTGLDLGADDYLAKPFHLAELHARVKSVIRRKQNDGDVSIVLENLHVFPDRHIVFVNDAELVLNRKEFDLLYYFVTNPDRLIHKEALAEAVWGDCIDQADSFDFIYSQVKNLRKKMKTAGALPEIKAVYGFGYKMNTKGD from the coding sequence ATGAAAGTGCTTGTTATTGAAGATGAAGATAGTTTGCGGGGAACAATTGTGCGTTCCCTGGAGAAGGAACGGTTTATTGCGGAGTGGGCGGCAGATTACCGGACAGCTATGGAAAAGCTGAATGATTATGATTACGACTGTGTGTTGTTGGATATTATGCTACCGGATGGAAACGGTCTGGCTTTGTTGGAAGAGTTGAAAAAAATGCGTAAGAAAGAAAGCGTTATCATTATTTCAGCCAAGGATTCGATTGAAGATAAAGTGACCGGATTGGATCTGGGGGCGGACGATTATCTGGCTAAACCTTTCCATCTGGCGGAACTGCATGCCCGGGTGAAATCTGTTATCCGGCGTAAGCAAAATGACGGTGATGTGTCTATTGTATTGGAAAATTTGCATGTTTTTCCCGACCGGCATATTGTTTTTGTCAATGATGCTGAATTGGTGCTGAATAGAAAAGAATTTGATCTGCTTTATTATTTTGTGACGAATCCGGATCGTTTGATTCATAAGGAAGCTTTAGCCGAGGCTGTCTGGGGGGATTGTATAGATCAAGCGGATAGTTTTGATTTTATTTATTCTCAGGTAAAGAACCTGAGAAAGAAGATGAAAACAGCGGGAGCTTTGCCGGAAATAAAAGCCGTTTACGGTTTCGGATATAAAATGAATACAAAAGGGGACTGA
- a CDS encoding thioredoxin family protein, whose protein sequence is MIVNREVEMVRLNGILKGKKPVLVQFYANWCPHCQRMRPILDALEKENSEHLIVERYDIDAPQNARLLEYYRIQSVPTFLLFYDGDQVWRQSGEMPSEQLEEVVRKYE, encoded by the coding sequence ATGATTGTTAACAGAGAGGTAGAAATGGTCAGGTTAAATGGAATCCTAAAGGGGAAAAAACCGGTTTTAGTTCAATTCTATGCGAATTGGTGTCCTCATTGTCAACGAATGCGACCGATTTTGGATGCTTTGGAAAAAGAAAACAGTGAACACCTGATCGTAGAAAGGTATGATATCGATGCCCCGCAGAATGCGAGGTTGTTGGAATATTACCGAATACAATCTGTACCGACATTCCTGTTATTTTATGACGGGGATCAGGTATGGCGGCAAAGTGGCGAAATGCCTTCGGAACAATTGGAAGAAGTGGTCCGGAAATATGAATGA